A part of Bacillus thuringiensis genomic DNA contains:
- a CDS encoding DedA family protein produces the protein MVSSFIHSVLTFFEGLGYWGIMLGLMIEIIPSEIVLAYAGYLVFNGSISFIGAVVFGTIGGVIAQIFIYWIGRYGGRPILERYGKYIFIHKKQIDAAENWFNRYGTGVIFTARFIPVVRHAISIPAGITKMSFLRFTTLTALAIIPWSIIFIYLGEKLGENWENINDVAGPYVKSFAIGGVVLILLYFVIKKWTKKRKNLA, from the coding sequence ATGGTAAGTAGTTTTATTCACTCAGTTTTAACGTTTTTTGAAGGATTAGGTTATTGGGGCATTATGCTTGGACTTATGATTGAAATTATTCCAAGTGAAATTGTCCTTGCTTATGCAGGTTACTTAGTATTCAACGGTAGTATCTCATTTATAGGCGCAGTTGTATTTGGTACAATTGGCGGTGTTATTGCCCAAATCTTTATTTATTGGATTGGACGATACGGTGGGCGACCTATACTAGAACGTTACGGAAAATATATTTTCATTCATAAAAAACAAATAGATGCAGCTGAAAATTGGTTTAATCGTTACGGAACTGGCGTAATTTTTACAGCACGCTTTATTCCAGTAGTACGCCATGCAATTTCAATTCCTGCTGGTATTACAAAAATGTCATTCCTACGTTTCACTACATTAACAGCACTCGCAATCATCCCTTGGTCTATCATTTTCATTTACTTAGGTGAAAAATTAGGTGAAAATTGGGAGAATATTAACGATGTTGCGGGACCGTATGTGAAATCTTTTGCAATTGGTGGCGTCGTACTTATTCTTTTATACTTCGTTATAAAAAAATGGACAAAAAAGCGTAAAAATCTTGCGTAA
- a CDS encoding sigma-54 interaction domain-containing protein, which translates to MVFSFPTIKEFLKTLSIDHTYSLQHIEQVNEKYYYRSSTKEEYNCAAIYENDSFTALIDAFSNEMAVIVMNENKEPICCITAQQIIPFLVKSYYELQSFYNAVIQTTDSSVTVIDDKERVRTWTDGAEKIFSVKHNEIIGQPITRFFDYKDLEILQSLHDGKSIIAQFHQPRPDLFVLINSNPVYCNDEIIGAVVSETDVTNQVALNEKLFNMSHEMHRLELEVAKYKDESDPFLAMNGKSPVIQRTIQLARKVCSVKSTVLILGESGVGKEVFAKAIHEASEAAKAPFISINCGAIPEALFESELFGYERGAFSGASSKGKKGKIELAQGGTLFLDEIGEMPLDMQVKLLRVLQERKYYRVGGEKEINIDFRIIAATNRDLQEEMRKGTFREDLYYRLNVVSLHIPPLRERREDIIELTYSFLNDFSINYNRPIRDLPSSIMHELLHYNWPGNIRELRNVVERLVVFATDGIIKQEYLPFHTTETVDNHTTHSLLLSNNHTILSLQEEMEEHEKKVIERALHILNGNKLECAKQLGVTRATLYNRLKKLGLQ; encoded by the coding sequence ATGGTATTCTCATTTCCCACAATAAAAGAATTTCTAAAAACTTTATCAATTGATCATACATACAGCTTGCAACATATTGAGCAAGTTAACGAAAAGTATTATTACCGCTCTTCTACTAAAGAAGAATATAACTGCGCAGCAATATATGAAAATGACTCATTCACTGCTTTAATTGACGCATTTTCTAATGAAATGGCCGTTATCGTAATGAACGAAAATAAAGAGCCTATATGCTGTATAACGGCTCAGCAAATCATTCCGTTTCTTGTTAAGTCTTACTATGAACTACAATCTTTTTATAACGCCGTAATACAAACAACTGATTCTTCCGTTACAGTCATCGATGATAAAGAACGTGTTCGTACTTGGACAGATGGCGCCGAAAAGATTTTTTCAGTCAAACATAATGAAATTATTGGGCAACCTATCACTCGTTTTTTTGACTATAAAGACTTGGAAATTTTGCAATCATTACATGACGGAAAAAGCATAATCGCTCAGTTCCATCAGCCTCGTCCAGATTTGTTCGTATTAATTAACTCAAATCCAGTGTATTGTAACGATGAAATTATTGGAGCAGTCGTTTCAGAAACTGATGTTACAAATCAAGTTGCTTTAAATGAAAAACTATTTAATATGTCACATGAAATGCACCGATTAGAACTAGAGGTAGCAAAATATAAAGATGAATCAGATCCTTTCCTTGCAATGAATGGAAAAAGTCCTGTTATACAAAGAACAATACAATTAGCTCGAAAGGTTTGTTCAGTGAAATCAACTGTTTTAATACTCGGCGAAAGTGGTGTTGGAAAAGAAGTATTTGCGAAAGCGATACATGAAGCAAGCGAGGCCGCTAAGGCACCTTTCATTTCAATTAACTGCGGCGCCATTCCAGAAGCATTATTCGAAAGTGAATTATTCGGGTATGAACGCGGGGCGTTTTCTGGTGCAAGTAGTAAAGGAAAAAAGGGTAAAATAGAGCTCGCGCAAGGCGGTACATTATTCCTTGATGAAATAGGAGAAATGCCGCTCGATATGCAAGTAAAGCTTTTACGTGTACTACAAGAACGAAAATATTACCGAGTTGGTGGAGAAAAAGAGATTAATATCGATTTCCGCATTATCGCTGCTACAAATCGTGATTTACAAGAAGAAATGAGAAAAGGCACGTTCCGAGAAGATTTATACTATCGCCTCAATGTAGTTAGCTTACATATTCCACCGCTGCGCGAAAGACGCGAAGATATTATTGAATTAACCTATTCTTTTTTAAACGATTTTTCAATCAACTATAACAGACCAATTCGTGACTTACCTTCAAGTATTATGCATGAACTACTTCATTACAATTGGCCAGGTAATATTCGCGAGCTTCGTAACGTTGTTGAAAGACTCGTCGTATTTGCGACTGACGGTATTATAAAACAAGAATATTTACCATTTCATACAACTGAAACGGTAGACAATCATACGACTCATTCCCTATTGCTCAGCAACAATCATACAATCCTCTCTTTGCAAGAAGAGATGGAAGAGCATGAGAAAAAAGTCATCGAGAGGGCTTTACACATTTTAAATGGGAATAAATTAGAATGTGCGAAACAGCTCGGTGTTACGAGGGCCACCTTATATAACCGTTTAAAAAAACTTGGGTTACAATAA
- a CDS encoding DUF1836 domain-containing protein has translation METFHLTRNEMATLLLSLRGWNTKKPLGILQEAWAKSHKKDIESGQSVTAFITTALSPIFEKLIKIDDTDVGFSLNEIVALGNQIENTSFSVTAMQNWVKRDIKEMIGSPQKGKKYSIEQAALLFIVEDLKTALDFESIRKLLRLIVNDPADRSDDLINPVHLYVAYSSLFEELNQGNCLQLNATDTVHTIENIVKEKADKIASQFDQINNEQREAIRNAIIIATLSVHTAYVQMLAKRYVTATLFLQNLDVKP, from the coding sequence ATGGAAACATTTCATCTCACACGAAACGAAATGGCAACCCTCCTTCTATCATTAAGAGGATGGAATACGAAAAAGCCTCTCGGTATTTTACAAGAAGCTTGGGCAAAGTCACATAAAAAAGATATTGAAAGCGGACAAAGCGTAACTGCTTTTATTACTACCGCACTTTCACCTATTTTCGAAAAACTGATTAAAATTGACGATACTGACGTCGGTTTTTCTTTAAATGAAATTGTCGCGCTCGGCAATCAGATCGAAAACACGAGTTTCTCTGTAACTGCTATGCAAAACTGGGTGAAACGAGATATAAAAGAAATGATTGGCTCTCCTCAAAAAGGGAAAAAATATTCAATTGAACAAGCAGCCTTACTATTCATTGTCGAAGATTTAAAAACAGCACTTGATTTTGAATCCATTCGTAAGTTATTACGCCTAATCGTTAATGACCCAGCCGATCGAAGTGATGATTTAATCAATCCTGTTCATTTATATGTAGCATATTCTTCTCTATTTGAAGAGCTTAACCAAGGGAACTGCCTACAACTAAATGCAACAGATACAGTTCATACAATTGAAAATATCGTAAAAGAAAAAGCTGATAAAATCGCAAGTCAATTCGATCAAATTAATAATGAACAACGCGAAGCAATTCGTAACGCCATTATTATTGCAACATTATCTGTGCATACCGCTTATGTACAAATGTTAGCGAAACGATACGTAACAGCAACGTTATTTTTACAAAATTTAGATGTGAAACCGTAA
- a CDS encoding HD domain-containing protein, whose translation MKKELLEKASYLHKAELEELFKAILVSEKAHEGQFRVSGEPYITHPFAVTEILLECKADIITLVAALLHDVVEDTDYTIEYIHDIFGGKVADIVEGLTKIDKKQIPNKEEYEAINLKKLLLATQEDIRVAIIKVIDRLHNMRTLQVKAVKKQVPYANETLKIFAPICKRLGLLHIQHELEELGFLYLNHSKYKGMKILLQNYVKLLESLSQNIMQDINNFLNPSLMFEVEYEVSPIYTAYSRLQDSQEITAVSKIIITTSNNLDCYKILGVIHQLYKPIPYQFEDNIAIESEGLNQYLKTKVMINNHEIVICIETKINQEIRHKGVFHILTKSITDKDMQNIIHKLMDHFIKTNDLVTQDAIEFYDLISFELFQDNIVVFTPKLDSMNLPQGATVIDFAFALNPEIAKYISGAKVNGINKPITTNVSHLDIVELLVNDNKSNVKQCWLNFANSSKAQIEIYKELQR comes from the coding sequence ATGAAAAAGGAATTATTAGAAAAGGCCTCATATCTACATAAAGCAGAATTAGAAGAATTATTTAAAGCTATATTAGTTTCCGAGAAAGCTCATGAAGGACAATTTCGCGTTTCGGGTGAGCCGTATATTACTCATCCATTTGCAGTTACAGAAATTTTGTTAGAGTGTAAGGCAGATATTATAACTTTAGTTGCAGCATTACTACATGATGTGGTGGAAGATACAGATTATACAATTGAGTATATACATGATATATTCGGTGGAAAAGTGGCTGATATTGTAGAAGGGTTAACTAAAATTGATAAAAAGCAAATCCCTAATAAAGAAGAGTATGAAGCAATAAATTTAAAGAAGTTATTGTTAGCTACACAAGAAGATATACGAGTAGCTATTATAAAAGTGATAGATCGTCTCCATAACATGAGAACTTTACAGGTGAAAGCTGTAAAGAAACAAGTTCCTTATGCAAATGAAACACTCAAAATTTTCGCTCCGATTTGTAAAAGGCTAGGGCTACTACATATTCAGCACGAATTAGAAGAGTTAGGTTTTTTGTATCTTAATCATTCTAAATATAAAGGAATGAAAATACTTTTACAAAATTATGTTAAGTTATTAGAGAGTTTGTCTCAAAATATAATGCAAGATATAAATAATTTTCTAAATCCATCTTTAATGTTTGAAGTGGAATATGAAGTAAGTCCTATTTATACAGCTTATTCCCGTCTCCAAGATAGTCAAGAGATTACAGCAGTTTCAAAAATAATTATCACGACCTCAAATAATTTAGACTGTTATAAAATATTAGGGGTTATACATCAACTATACAAACCAATTCCTTATCAGTTTGAAGATAATATAGCAATTGAAAGTGAGGGATTAAACCAATACTTAAAGACCAAAGTGATGATCAATAACCATGAAATAGTGATATGTATTGAAACAAAAATAAATCAGGAGATACGACATAAAGGGGTATTTCATATTCTTACAAAAAGTATAACTGATAAAGATATGCAAAATATAATTCATAAATTGATGGATCATTTTATTAAGACAAATGATTTAGTAACTCAAGATGCAATTGAATTTTATGATTTAATATCATTTGAACTATTCCAAGATAACATTGTTGTATTTACTCCTAAGTTAGATTCCATGAACTTACCGCAAGGTGCTACTGTAATTGATTTTGCTTTTGCATTAAATCCTGAGATTGCTAAGTATATATCAGGTGCTAAAGTTAATGGTATAAATAAACCGATAACAACTAATGTTTCACATTTAGATATTGTTGAACTTTTGGTAAATGATAATAAAAGCAATGTGAAGCAGTGCTGGTTAAATTTTGCTAATAGTTCAAAAGCTCAAATTGAAATTTATAAAGAATTACAAAGATGA
- a CDS encoding helix-turn-helix transcriptional regulator → MNKELTIELISTRIKLIRTEKGYTQEKMAEVLGISKKTLVQIEKGRTNAGWTNTVAICALFRDSEVLQSSLGDDPLVVIATIAHKSMNNAKQKTLGGKVWWKQIQEKGNFRLQQNLISQHYRILDKQDYRWFNSFDLEESLGHLEKLAADSENQ, encoded by the coding sequence TTGAATAAAGAGCTTACAATCGAACTCATATCAACAAGAATAAAGTTAATTCGTACGGAAAAAGGATACACACAGGAAAAAATGGCTGAAGTTCTTGGTATTTCAAAAAAAACGCTTGTTCAAATTGAGAAGGGACGAACAAATGCAGGATGGACCAATACCGTAGCAATTTGTGCATTGTTTAGGGACAGCGAAGTTTTACAGTCTAGTCTAGGAGATGATCCATTAGTAGTCATTGCAACTATAGCACATAAAAGCATGAACAACGCCAAACAGAAAACACTGGGAGGAAAAGTCTGGTGGAAACAGATTCAAGAAAAAGGGAACTTTCGTTTACAACAAAATCTAATTAGTCAGCATTATCGTATTTTAGATAAACAAGATTATCGTTGGTTTAACTCGTTTGATTTAGAAGAATCACTTGGTCACCTTGAAAAATTAGCAGCAGATTCAGAAAATCAATAG
- the dltD gene encoding D-alanyl-lipoteichoic acid biosynthesis protein DltD has product MKMKHAFGPIILACVLFFIIILIPSKSLVSLISDKKVEDAATSLQKEKLQSVFLQQKMLENSQYLPMYGSSEFLRMDAYHPSNYFKVNPAGFTPFLIGTGGTQSLAHILNMTSTLDELEGKKVVFVLSPQWFTKTGVSQGDFTNNFSKQQAYHFIFNDEIKFEMKKQIAKRLLDYKVVQEDDILKNSLEGIVYNDTKHNIKAGLVKPIAYMHRNILDHRDLFNSLFKIEPMKEKTNMGLRSISWVDARKHAEEEGKAESTTNTFGIENPYYHKNNFKKKLKGLKNFRANESYEESPEYDDLQIVLNIFKEKNVKPLFISVPVNGPWYDYAGFPKERREVYYKKVREQVEKAGYPVVDFSGHEYDKYFLKDTIHLGWKGWIYFDEAVQNFYAEK; this is encoded by the coding sequence ATGAAAATGAAGCATGCTTTTGGACCTATAATTTTAGCGTGTGTGCTTTTTTTCATTATCATACTCATCCCATCGAAAAGTTTAGTATCACTTATTAGTGATAAGAAGGTAGAAGATGCGGCAACTTCCTTACAAAAAGAAAAATTACAAAGTGTTTTCTTACAGCAAAAAATGTTAGAGAATTCGCAGTATTTACCGATGTATGGTTCATCTGAATTTTTACGAATGGATGCATATCATCCGTCTAATTATTTCAAAGTAAATCCGGCAGGTTTTACACCATTTTTAATTGGAACTGGTGGTACACAAAGTTTGGCTCACATTTTAAATATGACGTCAACATTGGATGAGTTGGAAGGGAAAAAAGTCGTCTTTGTTCTTTCGCCACAATGGTTTACAAAGACTGGGGTATCACAGGGGGATTTTACAAACAATTTCTCCAAACAACAAGCATATCATTTTATTTTTAATGATGAAATAAAATTTGAAATGAAGAAACAAATCGCGAAACGACTATTAGATTATAAAGTTGTTCAAGAAGATGATATATTAAAAAATTCTTTGGAAGGAATTGTATATAACGATACGAAACATAACATAAAAGCAGGTTTAGTCAAACCAATCGCTTATATGCATCGAAATATTTTAGATCATAGAGATTTATTTAACTCCTTATTTAAGATTGAGCCGATGAAAGAAAAAACAAATATGGGACTACGTTCAATTTCTTGGGTAGATGCACGTAAACATGCGGAGGAAGAAGGGAAAGCGGAATCTACTACAAACACATTCGGAATTGAAAATCCGTATTATCATAAGAATAATTTTAAGAAAAAACTAAAAGGTTTAAAAAACTTTAGAGCAAATGAATCGTATGAAGAATCACCAGAATATGATGACTTACAAATTGTTTTAAATATTTTTAAAGAGAAAAATGTTAAGCCGCTCTTTATTTCTGTACCTGTAAATGGACCATGGTATGATTACGCTGGTTTCCCTAAAGAACGCCGAGAAGTGTATTATAAAAAAGTTCGGGAACAAGTTGAGAAAGCAGGATATCCAGTAGTCGATTTCTCTGGCCATGAATATGATAAGTATTTCTTAAAGGATACAATTCATTTAGGTTGGAAAGGCTGGATTTACTTTGATGAAGCAGTGCAAAACTTTTATGCTGAGAAATAA
- a CDS encoding (2Fe-2S)-binding protein, whose amino-acid sequence MSRITHHPILGSLNSSKRITFQFNGQQYEAYEHETIAAALLANGIRTLRVHEDSGTPRGIYCNIGHCSECRVNVNSQMNVRACLTVVEDNMVVESGKQHPNIVREMVKKR is encoded by the coding sequence ATGAGTAGAATTACACATCACCCTATTTTAGGGAGTTTAAATAGTAGTAAGCGCATCACTTTCCAATTTAACGGTCAACAATATGAAGCCTATGAACATGAAACGATTGCAGCCGCTTTACTTGCAAATGGAATAAGAACATTAAGAGTGCATGAAGATAGCGGGACACCACGAGGTATTTACTGCAATATTGGACATTGTTCTGAATGCCGCGTCAATGTAAATAGTCAAATGAACGTACGAGCATGCTTAACTGTTGTAGAAGATAATATGGTTGTGGAAAGTGGAAAACAGCACCCAAATATCGTGAGAGAGATGGTGAAAAAGCGATGA
- a CDS encoding (2Fe-2S)-binding protein — MTNKDQLIVCRCEEVTYGQLQSTIAEYKCSARELKLRTRAGMGFCGGRTCRMMIDRMIESANPGVTTNEIPLKYQPPVRAVTFGSVGESK; from the coding sequence ATGACGAATAAAGATCAATTAATTGTTTGTCGATGTGAAGAAGTTACATACGGTCAACTTCAATCGACTATTGCTGAATATAAATGCTCGGCAAGAGAATTAAAACTAAGAACACGTGCTGGCATGGGATTTTGCGGTGGCCGCACATGTAGAATGATGATAGATCGAATGATTGAAAGTGCAAATCCCGGCGTAACTACTAATGAAATCCCATTAAAATATCAACCACCAGTGCGTGCAGTTACTTTTGGATCGGTAGGTGAAAGTAAATGA
- a CDS encoding NAD(P)/FAD-dependent oxidoreductase yields MNDVIIIGAGPAGLSASISCARFGLNVLVIDEFMKPGGRLLGQLHQEPTGEWWNGIEESKRLREEAESLSVNIRCGISVYNLDKDESSWYVHTNIGTLDAPFVLLATGAAEYSIPLPGWTLPGVMSIGAAQVMTNVHRVQVGKKGIIIGANILSFAILNELQLAGIKVEHIVLPEKSELSQKAGEPEEVLNSLLHAAHLAPSPLLRIGSKLMKYNWAKQAGLSFYPNSGMKINGTPLHLRKAALEIIGTDQVEGVRVANLDTKGNIITESEQIYEADFVCIAGGLYPLAELAAIAGCPFRYIPELGGHVPLHSETMETPLPGLFVAGNITGIESGKIAMAQGTVAGYSIVKQANKRSYSVEQLLQQAIQHVHAVRQQATIQFNPMIDVGRHKMNEIWRDYSLAYAHTKKSC; encoded by the coding sequence ATGAACGATGTCATTATTATCGGAGCTGGACCAGCGGGATTATCAGCCTCTATCTCTTGTGCTCGTTTTGGACTAAATGTACTTGTTATCGATGAATTTATGAAGCCTGGCGGAAGATTATTAGGACAATTACACCAAGAGCCTACTGGAGAATGGTGGAACGGAATAGAAGAATCGAAGCGACTTCGTGAAGAAGCAGAGTCACTTTCAGTTAATATTCGATGCGGTATTTCCGTCTATAATTTAGATAAAGATGAAAGTTCTTGGTACGTACATACGAATATCGGTACGTTAGACGCACCGTTCGTATTACTCGCTACTGGCGCTGCTGAGTACTCTATCCCCCTCCCTGGTTGGACACTTCCTGGAGTCATGTCGATTGGGGCAGCACAAGTCATGACGAATGTACATCGCGTTCAAGTAGGAAAAAAAGGAATCATTATTGGCGCTAACATTTTGTCATTCGCTATCTTAAATGAATTACAATTAGCCGGCATTAAAGTTGAACATATCGTACTTCCTGAAAAAAGTGAATTAAGTCAAAAGGCTGGTGAACCAGAAGAAGTTTTAAATTCTCTATTACATGCTGCACACCTTGCCCCATCGCCTTTATTACGTATAGGTAGTAAATTGATGAAATATAATTGGGCTAAACAAGCTGGATTAAGCTTCTATCCAAACAGCGGAATGAAAATAAACGGTACACCTCTTCACCTTCGAAAAGCAGCTCTTGAAATTATCGGAACAGATCAAGTTGAAGGTGTACGCGTTGCTAATCTTGATACGAAAGGAAACATCATTACTGAATCGGAACAAATATATGAAGCAGACTTCGTTTGTATTGCAGGCGGCTTATACCCTCTTGCTGAGCTAGCCGCTATAGCTGGCTGTCCTTTCCGTTACATCCCGGAATTAGGCGGGCACGTTCCTCTCCATTCTGAAACAATGGAAACCCCTCTGCCTGGTTTATTTGTAGCCGGTAATATAACTGGCATTGAAAGCGGGAAAATTGCAATGGCACAAGGAACTGTTGCTGGATATTCAATTGTAAAACAAGCAAATAAAAGATCCTATTCGGTTGAACAACTGTTGCAGCAGGCAATCCAACATGTACATGCCGTACGTCAACAAGCTACTATTCAATTTAACCCGATGATTGATGTCGGTAGACACAAAATGAATGAAATTTGGCGTGATTATTCCCTTGCATATGCACATACTAAAAAGAGCTGCTGA
- a CDS encoding YxcD family protein has translation METIKISEQELINALCVYIAEKRQVGPEEVLVELMYDDDYGFSAEVEVNGRQQILIQANLIEALRLLLDREYNVNSFAARLQLELDDEEGIYALAKFNNSNE, from the coding sequence ATGGAAACAATAAAAATTTCTGAACAAGAACTTATCAATGCGCTTTGCGTATATATCGCTGAAAAAAGACAAGTTGGTCCAGAAGAAGTTTTAGTTGAACTAATGTACGACGATGACTATGGCTTCTCTGCTGAAGTAGAGGTAAATGGCCGCCAGCAAATTTTGATTCAAGCGAACTTAATCGAAGCACTACGCTTATTGCTTGACAGAGAATATAATGTCAATTCATTTGCAGCAAGATTGCAGCTTGAATTAGATGATGAAGAAGGCATTTACGCATTAGCGAAATTTAATAACTCAAATGAGTAG
- a CDS encoding peptide ABC transporter substrate-binding protein, translating to MKKVVRYSLVSTLLVSSFLVGCAKEKTATKPKDEKKVLQLLETGEIPSLNSGKVTDAVSFNVLNNVMEGLFRLSKNDEVIEAGAQKYEVSKDGKTYTFQLRDAKWSNGDPVTAHDYVYAWKQLINPDTASQYAYIAYDVKNAEKINKKQLGLDELGVKAKDDKTFVVELEHPVPYFTKLLILPSFYPINEKYAKEQGDKYGLEANKAVYNGPFTLSEWKHEASFTMKKNDKYWGKKEVKLDEVNYQIVKEISTAVNLYETDKVDRAVISTEFVDKYKNNKELKQYTDPVMYFFRFNENVPILKNKNARLALSTVFDKKGLATSFLNDGSVAANYYVPKGFLKGPDKKDFRSTTGEFNKTDVKQAKEYWEKAKQETGTNEVTLELLNYDLENFKKVGEYIKEELEKNLPGLKVNVKLQPHTQKLALEKKKEYEMSLSRWLPDYPDPMTYLEVFLSGSSVNNTEYANPEYDALIKKIKTELGNDETARWKAMQDAEKMLLDDAVIVPVFQRGLSYLQRPYVKDLYVHQFGPATSLKWADVQK from the coding sequence ATGAAAAAAGTTGTTCGTTACTCATTAGTTAGTACTCTATTAGTCTCTTCATTTTTAGTTGGTTGCGCAAAAGAAAAAACTGCAACAAAGCCGAAAGATGAGAAGAAAGTATTACAGTTACTAGAAACTGGTGAAATTCCGTCGTTAAATTCAGGGAAAGTAACAGATGCGGTCTCGTTTAACGTTTTAAATAACGTAATGGAAGGACTATTCCGTCTATCGAAAAATGATGAAGTAATTGAAGCCGGTGCACAAAAATATGAAGTGAGTAAAGATGGAAAGACATATACATTCCAATTGCGTGATGCGAAATGGTCTAACGGGGATCCAGTAACCGCTCATGATTACGTATACGCTTGGAAGCAATTGATTAATCCAGATACCGCTTCTCAATATGCATACATTGCGTACGATGTAAAAAATGCTGAGAAGATAAATAAAAAACAACTAGGTCTAGATGAATTAGGCGTGAAAGCGAAGGATGATAAAACATTCGTCGTAGAGCTAGAACATCCTGTACCGTATTTTACGAAACTACTTATTTTACCATCTTTCTATCCAATTAACGAAAAATATGCGAAAGAACAAGGCGATAAATACGGATTAGAAGCAAATAAAGCGGTATATAATGGGCCATTTACATTATCTGAGTGGAAGCATGAAGCGAGTTTTACAATGAAGAAAAACGATAAGTATTGGGGTAAAAAAGAAGTGAAGTTAGATGAAGTAAACTATCAAATTGTTAAAGAAATTTCAACTGCGGTAAATTTATATGAAACAGATAAAGTTGATAGAGCGGTCATTTCAACAGAATTCGTAGATAAATATAAAAATAATAAAGAGTTAAAACAATATACAGATCCGGTTATGTACTTCTTCCGATTCAATGAAAATGTACCAATTCTTAAAAATAAAAACGCAAGGCTTGCGCTAAGTACAGTGTTTGATAAGAAAGGTCTTGCGACTTCATTTTTAAATGATGGTTCGGTTGCTGCAAACTATTACGTACCAAAAGGATTCTTAAAGGGGCCAGATAAAAAAGATTTTAGAAGTACGACAGGTGAATTTAATAAGACTGATGTAAAACAGGCGAAAGAATATTGGGAAAAGGCGAAGCAAGAGACAGGTACAAATGAAGTGACGCTTGAGTTATTAAACTATGACTTAGAAAACTTCAAAAAAGTAGGAGAATATATTAAAGAAGAGCTGGAGAAAAACTTACCAGGATTAAAGGTAAATGTGAAATTACAACCACATACGCAAAAACTAGCGCTAGAGAAAAAGAAAGAATATGAAATGTCATTATCACGCTGGTTACCGGATTATCCAGATCCAATGACTTACTTAGAAGTATTCCTTTCTGGAAGCAGTGTGAATAATACAGAATATGCAAATCCAGAATATGATGCGTTAATTAAGAAGATTAAAACAGAATTAGGCAATGATGAAACAGCTCGTTGGAAAGCAATGCAAGATGCTGAAAAAATGTTACTGGATGACGCAGTAATTGTACCGGTATTCCAGCGTGGATTATCATACTTACAAAGGCCATATGTGAAAGATTTATATGTACATCAATTCGGTCCAGCTACAAGTTTAAAATGGGCAGATGTACAAAAATAA